From a region of the Umboniibacter marinipuniceus genome:
- the gcvP gene encoding aminomethyl-transferring glycine dehydrogenase, with protein sequence MSNPSLHELEHHGEFIERHIGVSEVHQKQMLAELGCDSLEDLIADTVPAGIRRQQSMDLPEAVSERDTLAYLKDIAQRNQIFQSFIGMGYHDTLTPNVILRNVLENPGWYTAYTPYQPEIAQGRLEGLLNFQQMVTDLTGMELANASMLDEATAAAEAMSMSKRVARKNKSNVYFVDADVHPQTIAVIQTRAEHFGFEVIVASAATELANTDCFGALVQYPTSTGNIEDIKQIIDVAHSKDVLVTVAADILSLVLLKAPGDLGADIVIGSAQRFGVPMGFGGPHAAFFAFRDAYKRASAGRIIGVSVDTRGKKAFRMAMQTREQHIRREKANSNICTSQVLLALMAGFYAVYHGPKGLKRIAQRVNRITDLFALALESQGFELRHKNWFDTLTVETKEKTTDVIQRALEAEMNVRVLDGAVGLSFHEKTTLADLDVLISAFTGEDTDIDWTELDAQLMAQGSLGIQSSMLRDDEILSHDVFNLYHSETEMLRYLARLEKRDIALNHSMIALGSCTMKLNATVEMIPVTWPEFGALHPFAPIEQAEGYLKLFEELEKMLCEATGYDNVSLQPNAGSQGEYAGLIAIKKYHESRGDHHRDVCLIPASAHGTNPASAQMVSMRVVVVACDEKGNVDMADLQAKVEQHSENLAAIMVTYPSTHGVFEESITELCDLIHEHGGQVYVDGANMNALVGVAAPGHFGGDVSHLNLHKTFCIPHGGGGPGMGPIGVKSHLAPFLAAHPVQQVEGTAMENGVISAAPWGSASILPISWAYIKLMGAEGLKAATETAILSANYLAKHLAPHFPVLYTGTSGRVAHECLIDIRPLKEATGVSEEDIAKRLMDFGFHSPTMSFPVAGTLMIEPTESESKSELDNFITAMATIRAEADAVGRGEYPADNNPLCNAPHTQADILGDWDRPYSREKATYPADFVKAGKAWPTANRIDNVFGDRNLICSCPPLEHYLED encoded by the coding sequence ATGAGTAACCCGAGCCTACACGAACTCGAACACCACGGAGAGTTCATCGAGCGCCACATTGGCGTAAGTGAAGTCCACCAAAAGCAAATGCTCGCCGAGCTAGGTTGCGACTCACTTGAAGACTTGATTGCCGACACCGTTCCGGCGGGCATTCGTCGTCAACAGTCAATGGATCTCCCCGAAGCCGTTTCAGAGCGTGATACGCTTGCCTACTTAAAAGATATTGCTCAGCGTAACCAGATCTTCCAGTCATTCATTGGTATGGGCTACCACGACACCTTAACGCCTAATGTTATCCTCCGGAATGTCTTGGAAAATCCAGGCTGGTACACGGCATATACGCCTTATCAGCCTGAGATTGCGCAGGGCCGATTAGAAGGTCTCTTGAACTTCCAACAGATGGTCACTGACCTAACCGGCATGGAACTCGCAAACGCTTCAATGCTAGATGAAGCAACCGCCGCCGCAGAAGCGATGAGCATGAGCAAGCGCGTCGCCCGTAAGAACAAGTCAAATGTCTATTTTGTTGATGCGGATGTTCACCCTCAGACCATCGCCGTCATTCAGACCCGTGCGGAACACTTTGGCTTCGAGGTCATCGTGGCTTCTGCCGCCACCGAGCTAGCGAATACCGATTGTTTTGGGGCCTTAGTGCAGTACCCTACGTCTACGGGTAACATCGAAGACATCAAGCAAATCATTGACGTCGCCCACAGCAAAGACGTACTGGTTACCGTAGCGGCTGACATCCTAAGCTTGGTTCTGTTAAAAGCGCCTGGTGATCTTGGCGCAGACATTGTTATTGGCTCGGCACAGCGTTTTGGTGTACCCATGGGCTTTGGCGGACCACATGCGGCATTCTTCGCTTTCCGCGATGCATACAAACGCGCTTCAGCTGGACGCATTATTGGCGTATCCGTAGATACCCGCGGTAAGAAAGCATTCCGAATGGCAATGCAGACACGGGAACAACATATCCGCCGAGAGAAGGCAAATTCAAACATTTGTACATCGCAGGTTCTCCTAGCGTTAATGGCCGGCTTCTACGCGGTCTATCACGGTCCTAAAGGGCTTAAGCGCATCGCTCAACGCGTCAATCGTATTACTGACCTCTTTGCACTAGCACTTGAATCACAGGGTTTCGAGCTTCGTCATAAGAACTGGTTCGATACGCTAACAGTTGAGACCAAAGAGAAAACGACTGATGTGATTCAACGGGCGCTTGAAGCCGAGATGAACGTCCGAGTGCTAGATGGTGCTGTAGGCCTGTCATTCCACGAAAAGACGACTTTGGCTGACCTAGATGTACTAATCAGCGCGTTTACCGGTGAAGATACCGATATCGACTGGACTGAACTTGATGCGCAGTTAATGGCGCAGGGTAGCCTAGGCATTCAGAGTTCAATGCTTCGGGACGATGAAATTCTGAGCCACGATGTTTTCAATCTTTATCATTCTGAAACCGAGATGCTGCGCTATTTAGCCCGTCTAGAGAAACGTGACATCGCGCTTAATCATTCTATGATCGCGCTCGGTTCATGCACCATGAAGCTAAACGCAACGGTAGAAATGATCCCCGTCACTTGGCCTGAATTCGGCGCATTGCACCCCTTCGCGCCCATTGAGCAAGCTGAGGGCTACCTAAAGCTGTTTGAAGAGCTGGAAAAGATGCTCTGTGAAGCAACCGGATATGACAATGTCAGTCTGCAACCTAATGCGGGGTCTCAGGGTGAATATGCGGGTTTGATCGCGATCAAAAAATATCACGAGTCACGTGGTGATCATCACCGCGACGTCTGCTTGATTCCTGCCTCGGCGCACGGAACGAACCCAGCCTCAGCGCAGATGGTCAGCATGCGTGTTGTGGTGGTTGCCTGTGATGAAAAAGGTAACGTGGATATGGCGGACCTCCAAGCTAAAGTTGAGCAACACAGCGAGAATCTTGCTGCTATCATGGTGACCTACCCATCAACCCACGGTGTATTTGAAGAATCAATTACCGAGTTGTGTGATCTTATCCACGAGCACGGTGGGCAGGTTTATGTCGATGGCGCCAACATGAACGCCTTGGTAGGCGTTGCTGCGCCGGGTCATTTCGGTGGTGATGTCTCACACCTCAACCTCCACAAGACTTTCTGTATTCCTCACGGCGGTGGTGGCCCAGGTATGGGACCCATTGGTGTTAAATCTCACTTAGCTCCTTTCTTGGCCGCTCACCCTGTTCAACAGGTTGAAGGGACAGCCATGGAGAATGGCGTAATCTCAGCGGCGCCTTGGGGTTCGGCCAGCATTCTTCCCATTTCATGGGCATACATTAAGCTGATGGGTGCTGAGGGGCTAAAGGCCGCTACTGAGACGGCTATTTTGAGCGCCAACTACTTGGCCAAGCATTTAGCGCCGCACTTCCCGGTGCTCTACACGGGGACGAGTGGCCGTGTGGCCCACGAATGTCTCATCGATATTCGTCCGCTTAAAGAAGCGACAGGCGTCAGCGAAGAAGATATCGCCAAGCGTCTTATGGATTTTGGCTTCCACTCGCCAACCATGAGCTTCCCTGTAGCCGGCACGCTGATGATTGAACCTACCGAGTCTGAATCGAAGAGCGAGCTTGATAATTTCATTACCGCCATGGCAACCATCCGCGCGGAAGCTGACGCGGTAGGTCGCGGTGAGTATCCGGCGGATAACAATCCACTGTGTAATGCGCCCCATACCCAGGCTGATATCCTAGGTGATTGGGATCGTCCTTATTCACGCGAAAAGGCGACCTACCCGGCTGATTTCGTGAAGGCAGGTAAAGCATGGCCTACGGCTAACCGTATTGATAATGTCTTTGGTGATCGTAATCTGATCTGTTCATGCCCTCCGCTTGAGCACTACCTCGAAGACTAA
- a CDS encoding META domain-containing protein, producing MKRILILIATLVLVACIPAKSIVFDQYGEWQVIAINGNSWQGSHPPTITFSGNSISGSGGCNRYQATLESYGSTFEVGPTASTKMACPGNADALENSFFGVLAMVNEARMDGERLILENTREKVSMVLVSTSQ from the coding sequence ATGAAACGGATACTCATTCTTATCGCAACGCTAGTGCTCGTTGCCTGTATTCCAGCAAAAAGCATTGTCTTTGACCAATATGGAGAATGGCAGGTTATCGCTATCAACGGTAACAGCTGGCAAGGATCTCACCCGCCAACGATTACTTTTTCTGGCAACTCCATTAGCGGCTCGGGCGGCTGTAATCGTTACCAGGCCACCTTAGAATCCTACGGTTCTACCTTCGAGGTTGGCCCCACTGCATCAACAAAGATGGCCTGTCCCGGTAATGCCGATGCACTTGAAAATAGTTTCTTCGGCGTCCTCGCAATGGTCAACGAGGCACGAATGGATGGCGAACGCCTAATTCTCGAAAACACCCGTGAAAAGGTGTCGATGGTGCTTGTCTCCACATCGCAGTGA